The genome window TTCCCGAAATTTGTGGAATGTTTCAGAAAGAAGTAGCCGAACGTATCGCTTCTAAAAAAGGTACAAAAGATTATGGTATACTTTCTGTATTAGCGCAAGCTTATTATCATTGCGAGTATTTGTTCACCGTTCCAGAACACGTTTTTACACCACCACCAAAAGTGAAATCGGGCGTTATTATTATGAAACGCTACCGAACAGAAATTGAAGGAGTTGAACAGAAACGATTTTTTCAAGTGGTAAAAGCTGGTTTTGGACAAAGAAGAAAAACGCTTCGTAATTCGTTGAAAGCTTTGGGGATTCCTGAAGATTTAAACGATCACGAGTTTTTGAACATGCGCGCAGAACAATTATCTGTCGAAGATTTTATTGAGTTAACGAAAAGAATGAAATAGATTATGGAGGTAAAAATTACAAAAGATTTTATTGAACATTTAAACGAAAGTATTAATCAGCAAAATGCTAAAGCGGTTAAGGAGATGTTGCAAGATTTGCACCCCGCTGATATTGCTGAATTGTTTGA of Empedobacter falsenii contains these proteins:
- the rsmA gene encoding 16S rRNA (adenine(1518)-N(6)/adenine(1519)-N(6))-dimethyltransferase RsmA, whose translation is MKVKAKKHLGQHFLNDENIARDIAEGLTWEGYDRVLEIGPGMGVLTKYILQAKKNIEVVEIDTESVEYLKEYYQPFYPGFKIHSEDFLKMDFSSKFDEQIAILGNFPYNISSQIIFKALEERYTVPEICGMFQKEVAERIASKKGTKDYGILSVLAQAYYHCEYLFTVPEHVFTPPPKVKSGVIIMKRYRTEIEGVEQKRFFQVVKAGFGQRRKTLRNSLKALGIPEDLNDHEFLNMRAEQLSVEDFIELTKRMK